A window of candidate division KSB1 bacterium contains these coding sequences:
- the argB gene encoding acetylglutamate kinase, producing MEKLLLVKIGGNVIDAPAELAAFLDDFSALPGRKLLVHGGGKLATDLAATLGITTQMIDGRRITDAETLKVVTMVYGGLINKTLVSGLQARGCNALGLTGADADSVRAGKRRHPHIDFGYVGDIERVDTAALQTLLGAGLVPVFAPLTHDGRGQMLNTNADTLAAALASALSGRYDITLIYCFDKKGVLASSREDDVVPLLTPADYQQLKAGGVISKGMLPKLDEAFAALQHGVASVVLCHASQLRQAAAPASNAGTRLRL from the coding sequence TGCTTGTCAAGATCGGCGGCAATGTCATCGATGCCCCCGCGGAACTGGCCGCATTTCTCGATGATTTCAGCGCCCTCCCCGGTCGAAAACTCCTGGTGCACGGCGGTGGCAAGCTGGCCACGGACCTGGCGGCGACACTCGGCATCACAACGCAAATGATTGACGGCCGCCGCATCACGGACGCGGAGACGCTGAAGGTGGTGACGATGGTGTATGGCGGGCTGATCAACAAGACGCTGGTCAGCGGGCTGCAGGCGCGCGGTTGCAACGCCCTGGGCCTGACCGGCGCGGATGCCGACAGCGTGCGGGCCGGCAAGCGCCGGCATCCCCATATTGACTTCGGCTATGTGGGTGACATTGAACGAGTGGACACGGCCGCGCTGCAGACCTTGCTGGGCGCCGGGTTGGTGCCGGTGTTCGCGCCGCTTACGCATGACGGCCGCGGGCAAATGCTCAACACCAATGCCGACACCCTCGCGGCGGCGCTCGCCAGCGCGTTGTCAGGCAGATATGACATCACCCTGATCTATTGCTTCGACAAGAAAGGCGTGCTCGCTTCCAGCCGCGAGGACGATGTTGTTCCTTTGCTGACGCCGGCGGATTATCAGCAACTCAAGGCCGGTGGTGTGATTTCCAAAGGCATGCTTCCCAAACTGGACGAGGCTTTTGCCGCGTTGCAGCATGGCGTCGCAAGTGTCGTCCTGTGCCACGCCTCGCAGTTGCGGCAGGCGGCTGCGCCCGCCAGCAACGCGGGCACGCGGCTGCGTCTTTGA